The Thermoproteales archaeon genomic interval CAGTCGGCGAAAACGAATATGTCGAAGTTAAACCTGTTGAACCACCTATTTCTTCAAGCTATATAAAAGATAAAATAAGAGGCACTAAATTAAGATATGATGAAGTTTTAGAGATAGTAAAAGATATCGTCGAGGGTAGGTTGAGTGACGTGGAAATAACTGCTCTCGTAACAACTTTACACCATCAAGGGATGAGCCTAGACGAAGCCTACTTCTTCGCTCGTGCAATGGTTGAAACTGGCGAACGTTTAGATTTGGGCGTTAATCCTATCTTGGATAAGCATAGCCTAGGCGGTGTGCCAGGCGATAAAACCACAATTCTTGTAGTTCCTATAATTGCAAGTTTAGGTTTTTATATACCTAAAACATCCTCTAGGGCTATCACGTCACCCGCTGGTACGGCGGATAGAGTCGAAGCATTAGCGCCGATAGATTTAGGTATTGAAGAAATGAAAGAAGTCGTGTTGAAAACTAGAGGTTGTATGGTTTGGGGTGGAGCATTACATTTAGCTCCAGCAGATGACGTGATTATTAGAGTAGAATATCCTCTATCCATAGATCCGTTCTTTACGCCATCCATCATGGCTAAGAAATATGCCGTTGGCGCCACGCACGTTGTAATAGATATTCCAACGGGTAGAGGCGCTAAGGTTAAGACCATAGAAGAAGCTCACAAAATAGGTAGAGATTTGATCGAAGTAGGACAGAGACTTGGCATGAACGTTCAATGCGCCATTACTTATGGCGAAGAACCTATAGGTTATGCTGTAGGACCTAACTTGGAGGCTAGAGAAGCTTTAAAAGCTGTAATGGGTAAGGGTCCGAGAGATTTGGTGAATAAAGCGATAACTTTAGCTGGAATACTCCTTGAAATGGTTGGTAAAGAGAATGGCAAATCAGTAGCATATGAAGTTTTAAGGCTAGGCAAAGCCGAGAAAAAACTAAGAGAAATCATAGAAGCACAGGGCGGCGATCCTAACGTAAAACCAGAGGATATTCCCATTGGAGATAAAAAAGTTATTATTAGATCTCAAAAGAAGGGTCGTGTTCTCTGGATAAACAATGCTGCAATAGCAAAGATAGCTAGAGCCGCTGGAGCTCCAAAGGATAAAGGCGCGGGAGTTAGACTTTTCGTTAAGTTAGGCGAATATGTTAGAGAAGGCGATCCATTGTTTGAGATAAGAGCGGAAGTCGGGTATAAGCTCCAAGCAGCCGAGGAAATAGTAGAGTCTCTAATGCCAATAGGTGTGGGCAAGCTAGAAGAAGAAATGCTTATCACTAGAATTCCCTGGAGACCTTTCGAGCGGAAAAATTTTGTAGTGGAACGATAGCAAATTCCTCATTTACTCTTTATTAGAATATTATCTGAAAAGTCATTTTGATGTAGCGGCAATATTAACATAAAATCGTAACTTTAACTTCTTTTTTAAGTGTTTTATTTAAATCAAAGAACATACTATTAGTTCATGAATCAACAATCCCCAGGGCGGTTTAATGACATCAGAATGGGATACTGGTTCATCGGATGAGGAAATTATAATATTCAATACGGGAAATGGATTTATCTTCGACTTTCCAAGGCGATTCTTCAATAGGTATTTGAAGAGAAAATTAAAGTTCATAAATCCGCGACGAGTATATTACCGCAAAGACCCTAACGGTCGAGTAAGACTCTTCGTTGACGGCGAAAAGGCTTCAGAGCTGCGAGTTTGGTTGACAGTCTTTTTATCGGAGAATGATGAATATTTCTTAACGGAAATAGAATTATTATAATGGTGTAATCTATGGCTAAGCTTACAATGACCGCAGAACCAGGTAGTACTCTAATGATTGAAGGAAAAGCTGTCGTAGAAGTTGTTAAAGGTAAGGTTGATGTTTTCGGATGCGAACTGAGTGAAGGAAGCGTTTTCAACATTGATGTCTGTAAAGCATTGCCATTATACGTAGTTGAAAATGCTGTAGTAAACGTTGAAAGCGGTAAAGTGTGGTTAATTGATAGGAAAACTATACCTGACGAGTGGTTGCATGCCGTAGAGAAAATAAGTAATTTAGATAAAACTGTTAAAGTCGCCGTAATAGGTGGCATTGACGTGGGTAAAAGCGGGTTTATTACCTTCCTAACCAATCACCTAGTAGAACGAGGGAGTAGAGTTCATATTATCGACGCTGATGTAGGGCAAAACGACATAGGACCTCCGACTACAATAGCGTTGGGCGTTACGGACTATAAAATTACGTCGTTAAGCGATGTTCCCATGTATGATGCTGTATTCGTAGGAGCAATCTCTCCTCACGGGATAATACAACGTTGTGTTTCAGCCATTACCATATTGAAAAATTTAGCTTTAAAAAATAATGCCGAATTCCTGATTTTAAACACTACAGGTTGGGTTTCAGATCCTGGTGGTCGTGAACTTAAACTATCCAAGATTTCTGCTTTCAACCCCAATGTCGTTGTAGGTATTGGCGAGAAAGGCGAGTTAGAACATCTTTTAAAATACTTTGAAAAATTTTATGAAGTTATTAGGTTGCCCCCTGCCGCCTATGTTAAAAAAAGAAGTAGAAGCGAGAGAAAGACTATTAGAAAATCAAATTACGCTCGATGGTTTGAAAACGCGAGGGAAATAGAGCTAAGTATTGGCAATATAGCATCCGCTCATAGTTTTATCTTCTCTGGTAGCAAGTTATCAATTGACGAGATTAAGCTATTCTCGAAATATATTAATACGAAAATTCTTTATGGCGAAATATGTCCCGAAGTTTATCTTTTTGTTATTGAAGGATGGGAAAAGCCTAGAGTTGAAAAAATTTTGGATAAGAAGATTCTCTTTTTAACATCTGATGTTTTTAATAACTTGCTTGTCGGAATAAGATCCAAAGAAAAGCTGTTTGAAGGCTTGGGCATAATCACATCTATCGATTTTAACGAATGGAAAATAAAGATATTAACTCCTGTTCCGAGAGAGAAAATTACGAGCATTCAGTTTGGTTATGTAAAAGTTAACCCTAAAACTTTTGAAGAGGAAAAACTAGTGGATAAATGGAGTTTTTAGTTTTCTCCTGTCCTCTTTTAGGTTACGGGTTTGCAAGTGAAAATTATTAGTAGCATGGTTAGTTTATGATAATTCTAAATGTGCAAACGTGGGTAAGAAGTGATATAAAATTTATTAATCGCTGAGTAAAATAGACTATTGCAGAAATAGCCTTAGCCTATTGTCGAGATGATAATTATGATAGTTGAAAACGACTTGACAAATAGGAAAAAAATTTATTTGGCTGTTCTGATCGCATTGTTTCTCCTGGCTTCTGCGCTTGTAATGTTTACGTGGTTTCCAAGTCCATCAGAAATTCTCTGGGGCGGCATTTTAGTAGTGTGGGTTCTTATAGTGGTGTTCTGGCTTTCTAAAATCGTATCGAGGAAATGGAATAAGTATGTAGCAAGGAAGTTCATTCACTTTTTCACGGGCGGACTCGTAGCCGTTATAGCACCATATATTTTCGAAGTTCCAACAATTCCCGTTTTGGGAGCTTTGTTTATGGCTCTCGTAACTGTCGCACCGCGAATATGGAATAAGGACCTAGACTGGTTCCAAATTGAGAAAAATTTTGGAGATACATGGTTCTGCATCAGTTTTGCAATTTTATTCTTAACGTTCTGGTATATCGACAAAGTTATCGCTATCACGGCGGCGTTATTCATGGCAGTGGGGGATGGGGTCACTGGCATCGTTAGAAATAAAGTTTACAAAAGGCATGTTAAAGGATTTTGGGGCAGCGTGGCCATGTTAATAGTTTCCGCTGTTATTGGCGTTTTATACAAAGGGATTCCTGGAGTAGTCACAGCCATCATCGCAACTATAATAGAGAAAATACCATTGATAGACGATAATATTTCAGTTCCATTGGTTTCTGCAGGAGTTCTCTATACAATACCATTTCTAATGCCGTAATTAAATAATATTTATTAGAGTAAGACGCGCGGATGACACTATAGACTGGAATATTATTTATCACAGGCATAGTTAATGTTTTATTTATGCATTTTACTTTAGCTATTTATGAAGTTTGAAATACTACTTACAAGAAAAATAAAGGATAGATCTATACTCGACAATATAGACGTTATCGAGTTCATTCAATCCTATGATTTTGATTGGGAATTTTACTTAATCATAAGCGAAAAATCGAATAGGGTATCATTGGAGAAAATAACGCCAATTCCCTCGTCTCCAGGTGCAGTATCCATTTTCTACTACGTATATAGCGAAGAAAAACTTGTAAAGTATTTACCCTACAGTCAGAACGTTAAGCAGAAAATTAAGGAACTTCTCGAGAAAGGTTATGAAGCTTCTAAAATTATAGACCAGGGAGTCTTATCAAATGTTTTTGAAAAATATAGAGATATAATAGAGTCTTGTTTCATTGAAGTAACTTTACCTATTAAAAGCGAGCTTCCCACATCTAATATTGAAAAATTAATTGTCGAATCATTATTTGAAGAGTATGAAATCGTTGAAATGGAATATTTTTATTTAAATCCAGATGCTGTTAAGGCTATACTTGAGGAATCGGATTACCTGCACGAATACCTGGAAAAGCTTGCAGTTTACTATCAAAAGCATAGACTTGAAGATAAGGGATGGATATTACTATTAAGAGGATTCTTCCCTGCGTCGGCGACGCTTTTAGAGCTTGAGGCTAACGTTTCGAAAATTATAAAGAAATTTGGAGAATCGCTATTGGATAGAGTGTTGCTATATAATAGAATAGGCGTGTTTTAGCGAAAATTTATTTTATCTGATTTGAGTAAACGAAAGCATGAAACTAGGCTATGAAGAATATTTAAAATTACTACGTGAAAAATCGTTACTTCCCGGCTTTGTCACGCCTTACTACGAAGGATTGTCTATTGTAAATCTTACAAGTAGTCTATATCGCATTTTAAGTATTAGCACGCCTGCCAACGTTAAACCTTTAAAATATCTTGATCGTTTAGATGAAGAATTTGACGCTGTATTGCTATTTCTTGTTGACGCACTGGGATTCTACGACTTCGTAAACAGTATAGACCGAAGGTTACATAAGGAGATTAAAAATCTTTTTTCGATATATCCAATTACTACTGTAGCCCCATCAACAACCACGACTGCTCTAGCATCGCTTTATACCGGTCTTCCACCTAATAAGCACGGTCTTGTTGGATACAGAATTTACTTCAAGGAGTTTGGCTTAATTGTAAAAATAATAGAGTATAGTCCGATAGTTGGAGGATTTAGGGATAGTTTAGGCTTCGAGGGTATAGATCCTAAAGATATTCTTCCACATCCGCTAATTTTTGAAAACGCGGAAAATTCAGGTCTAAAATCATTTGTTGCTATTAAAAAGCAGTATCAAGACTCTATGTTTACAAGATTACTAATTGGAGAAACAAGAGTTATACCTTTCATTGAAATGGAAGATATGTTTCTTAAAATAATAGAAAAAGTTAAGCGGGGTAGGGGCCAATTATTTATTCATGCTTATTGGAACAACTTAGACATTTTAGGACATGAGTATGGTCCAAATTCTCCAGTTTATGGGGAACACATAAGTAGGTTCTTCGAATACTTTGTGAAATTTGTTAGGAAAATATTAAAAATTAAGAAAAAAATACACATATTGCTAACGGGCGATCATGGACATGTTCAAGTCGATCCGAGAAAACCCTTTATTGTAAAGAAAGAAGACGAGATTTTCAAAACGCTAGCTCTGCCACCATATGGAGATTCAAGATTCACCTATTTTAAAACAGATGATAAGGATGCCTTTTTATCGCTTGCAAAGAAGAGCTTTCCGAAATCTTTTAGATTATACGAGTCTATCTATTTGAACAAATTAGGTCTTTTTGGTCAGGGAACAGAGAATAAGGAGTTTCTGGAGCGGATAGGAGACTTTATTGCAATTCCCCAGGATAATTCCTATCTGGTGTATCCGTTTACCAGAAATTATAAGGAAACCATGAGAGGCAGGCATTCGGGTCTTAGCGAGAGAGAGATGATAATTCCTCTTTTATCGCTGAAATACTAGCTTGATACTATTTTCATTTTCAATTTTAAGTTTTTAAGCATGTTTGGAATATTTCGATTAGGTGATGTCGTGTTTAAGCCGAAAAGGCTTCGTTTCGGTCCAGCGGGAATACCTTTAAGCACGGTAAAAAGATCTACAGTTGAAGGTATTAAGAGGGTTAGAGAGCTAGGCTTAGATGCTATGGAGTTAGAATTCGTTAGAAGTATCAATATATCCGAGGAAAAGGCTTCAGAAGTTAAGAAGGTTGCTACCGACATGAACGTTTTATTGACCTGCCACGGCCAATACTACATAAACCTCAATTCGCCAGACGAAGCCAAGCTTAAAGCGAGTATTGAAAGAGTATTAAAAGCCGCTAGGATAGCTTATCTAAGCGGAGCATGGAGTTTAACATTTCACGCAGCATATTATATGAATACTGAACCCGCTAAGGTTTATCATCGCGTCAAAAAAATTCTAAAAGAAATTGTTAAAAAGCTACAAGATGAAGGCATTGAGATATGGATTAGACCGGAAACCACTGGTAAACCTACACAATTTGGAACATTGAATGAGCTGATTAAGCTAAGCCAAGAAATAGAATACGTATTGCCTACGGTCGACTTCGCCCATTTGCATGCTCGAGAAGGCGGGGCCCAGAATAGTTATGAAGAATTTTCGGAGATTCTTACAAAGCTGGAGGATGGTCTGGGTAGGCTTGTTTTAGATAATATGCATATACATGTTTCCGGCATTGAATATGGCGCTAAGGGAGAAATTAGGCACGTAAATCTAAAAGAGTCAGATTTTTTGTATAAAGATCTGCTTAAGGCTTTTAAAGATTTTAAAATTAAAGGAGTTATAATTTGCGAGAGCCCTAACCTAGAGGAAGATGCTTTGCTATTAAAGCATACTTATTTGAGATTGAAAAAACGAGGAAGGAAGTAATGTCTGAACAAATAGAGCCTATTTATGCTCAGGGTTTCTTCGTAGTGAACAAAAACGGCTTAGTAAATCAGATCATTATATTCGACTATTTTGATCCTGAAAGCTATTATTACAATCTCATCGATGAAGAAGATAGGTTGAGCGAAGAGCTTGAAATCTTAAGAGAAAATATGCAAGCTATGCTTGACAGCGAGAAGATTTTAATAAACAATGAGAAGGTAAAGCCTAAAGTTATGGACGTGGATCTCGATTTCCGAGGATCTCCTCTCAAGCCCTATTTTACTTTTTTTATAATTTTTAAAGGTTCTTTGAGGAAAGGGGTTAATGTTTACGAGAATTGGTATGAAAGCGAGGAGGCTGAATACGACTTTAACGCTTATTGGATTTTTCCCGAAAACTCGGAAATCCTGGAAGTTTCGGCTTCTGGACTTGTAGAGGTTTTAAATGAGAGAAATATTCTCGTTATAAGAGTTAAAAGAGGTGAACATATAACTGGTTACGAAAAAATAGTTTTCGAGCTAACCTAGATAATTAACAACTTTATTTATCTGAAAAATACAAGCTATCGATGGAGTCACTTTCAACGCCCAGGTCAAACTTAATCGGTTTTTTATTTAATCGTGTCGATGCAATAATTACATATACTTGGCCTAGGCTATTAATAAATGAGAATAGATGAAGATCTTACCCTTCACTGCCTTTGTAGGTTTGGATGAGCTTAAGGAAGCACTTATATGTCTAGCCGCGAATCCCAATATTGGCGGCTTACTGATTATAGGTCCAAAGGGAACAGGCAAGTCTAGCATTGTAAGAGCTTTTGCAGATCTCCTACCTGAAATAGAAGTTTCAAAGAATTGTCCGTTTAATTGCAACCCTTATGACCCAGAGGAAATGTGCGATATTTGCAGAAGAAAGTACAACAAATTTGGTAAGCTAGAGGCTGTGAGAAAGAAAATGGAAGTTGTTAACCTTCCAGTCGGCGCTACCGAGGATATGGTTCTTGGAACGATAAATCTTGAAAGAACTTTGAAAGAAGGAAAAATGGTCTTTGAGCCGGGGCTTTTAGGTCGAGCTAATAGGCAGATTCTTTACATTGACGAAGTAAATCTGCTTCCCGACCATATAGCGGATTCTATTTTAGACGCTGCAGCTTCAGGTATGCATATAGTTGAAAGGGAAGGAGTTTCATTGAGGCATCCTGCAAAGTTCATTCTAGTAGGAACAATGAATCCGGAAGAGGGCGAACTTAGACCACAACTATTAGATCGTTTCTCTATTAGCGTTAAATTAACCACGTTAAGCGATCCAGATCTAAGGGCTTTAATCGTTAAGAGAAATCTGGAATTTGAAGAGAACCCTGACGAGTTTAAATTAAAATGGATACAGAAGCAAGCTGAAGTAGTCGAGAAAATAGAACGGGCAAAAAACCTGCTTAAGAAAGTTGTTATCAGTGATGAATTAATCAAGGTTGTTAGCCGCACTTGCGCCAAACTTGAAGTAGATGGTTATAGACCGGATATAGTAGCCGTGAAAATGGCAAAGGCTCTCGCTGCTTTAGATGGAAGGCTCGAAGTTATAGAAGAAGATGTTTTTAAAGGATTGAAGTTTGCGTTAACACATAGAACTAGGGCTGAAGGACTTAAACCTCCTGTTGATTCTAAAGAGCTTAAAGATGTATTTGAGGAGGAACTAAGGGGCATAGTCGCTATTGCACCGCACAAAAAGAAAAAAGGCAGAAAAAGCTTTTTTCGAATATTATATTGTTAAGAACAGCAAATTAGCCTTTTTTGAGATATTACTAACAATTATCGTTTTCATACTGTTCTTAGAGTTTCTTATCAGAAGTCCTTTATACGCAATAATTCTTTTCACAATATTCTACATACTATTTTTTCTACTCTACAGAAAACGCAAAGGAAAGATTATTCAGATTCCAAAGCTAGATTTCTCTAAATTTGGTAAAGAAAGTCTGATAAAAGACAAATCTCAAGCAAAAATGCTGAAAAAGAAATATTTTAAGAAGCTTGGTCTGGGAGTGAAAATTCTTGGCTCAGAAAGTGAAAGCAGAGAAATGATCAATTTCGCAATAAAAAAGATTACAGATGCGAAAAGAAGAGAAAGAGGTAGGAGAAAAATTAAAAGCGGATACGTAGTTGTCGACTATGGACTCCCCAGAGGAAAATTTTTCCCTGTAGCTTTGACAGCTACATTGAAGAAAGCTGCTGTAAACAAAAACTTTCCAAGGATAACTCCACAAGATTTGCGTATGAAACTTTTCGGTGGAAAGGGAAGAATTTCCCTAATTATAGTATTGGACACTAGCGCTTCCATGTCCCTGTCTATTAAAGGAATAATCGATTCTTTTGAAGCAATTAAAAAAGAAGCTATAAGATTTAGAGATCGGGTTTCTCTAATAGTATGCAAGGGTTTTAGAGCTTTTATACTCCAACATCCGACAACCAATTTTAATCGTATACTAAGTAAGTTAAAAGAGGTTGGTTTAAGCGATTTCACGCCTTTAGCTGAAGGATTACATGCAGGTCTTGAACTAGCGCTTCTCGAAGATAGAAGAAAATATACGCCGATTATCGTAGTTATTAGCGATGGTTTTGTGAACGTTCCATACACGAAAAAGCTAACTCGCGAATACATAACTCTCGGTCAAGATCCAGCCGTCGAATCGCTAGTGCAAGTTGCAAAAACCATAGCTAGAAAAAAGGTAAAGACTATAGTTATTAATACTCGCCATATCAGTCGAGAAATCTCCATGGGTTTTGAAATACCCGGAACGGGAACTGAAGTTATGCAAAACTTGGCAAATATTACTAAAGGTATGTATATTGGTATAAAAATGAAAAGATAGGATAAAAAGCGATAAATACCTTTATTACCAGTTTATCAAAAAAGATGCTATATGTCGATCGTGGAGTATGTATTGACGCGTACGTTGATGGCTTTTGTTTTATCTATACCAATAGGTATATTCGTCTATAAAAAGCGCGGATTATCGCTTGATGGAGCTATAGCCGCTATTATTGTAGGTGTAACTGTTTTCTTAACTGGATGGCAAACCTTCATTATATTCCTGGTTTTCTTCGTATCTTCTACATTATTAACCAAATGGAAGTATTCAATCAAAAAGGAGACACAAGCAGCGGAGATTACAGGAGGACGAAAGTGGACACAAGTCGTTGGAGCCGGAGGAATCTCCTCCTTACTGGCTTTTATTCTTATAATAAACCTGTTGAGATACGATTTTAATCCGGAACCGCCGAAAATCGTAACAAGCCTGTTCGTGTCGATGCTAACTGCTATAGCTGTTTCAAACGCTGACACGTGGGCCGTCGAGATAGGTGCGGCCTTTAACAAAGAACCAAGATTAGTTACCAAGCCATGGCTGAAAGTGCCAGCGGGCACTTCTGGAGGCATATCTCTAATTGGAGAACTTGCATCTATCTCTGGCTCTTTACTAATAGCTTTCACAACTTATGTTTTGTATTCCCTATCTCATGTTTATGATTTATTTCCATGGAACGTTTTTACTGTAGAACCATTAATGTTGATGGTTACTATTTCTGTTTTCGGATGGCTCGGCGAGTTTTTCGATAGCGTTGTGGGAGCTACTCTTCAAGCCAAATATTATTGTCCAAAATGCAGGAAATTAACCGATAAAAAATTTCACAAATGTGGGACAGCTACAGAGTTCTATAGCGGATATAAAATTATAACTAATGAAGTAACGAATATAATAGCAACAGCTATAGCGTCTTTGCTAGCTTTCATGTTTTCATTCTACGTTCTTTAGCTAAGCTATATGCTTTCAAAGCTGCTTCTTCCGGATCGCTTGTAAATACTACCTTTACAATCTTCTTGTGGTCGAAATAACCATTTTCGGCTAATTTTTCAAGGTTATCGCTCGGATATCCAGTCCCTGTAAGAACTATTAATGGTTTTCCAGCAGCGTAAGCTAAGAACGCCTCGATCATCGTTCCTATGCCACCTCCTAAAACTACAAATGAGTCGCTACTTCTTACCAATGGAATGCTTCGCATTTGATAGGTCATTCCGGTTTTAATATTTACTATATTATAGGGATGCCACCTTGGATGAGTAGGAGGAACGTCTTCGGCTTCTATTGGATGCACGCCTACGACAATACCTCCATTTTCCGCAAACTCTTTAGATACAACGGTCATTAATCCGCCACCGCCGCCTGTGAGCAGGATTATTTCATCTTTGTGAAGAGCTAATTTTCTAGCGAAAATCCTTGCTTTATCTACGGCTTTTTTTAAAGGGTTTACATCGCTTGAGCATGCGACACCTATATGAACATGTTTATTCATTTTCTCACCTAATGACAAACGATATACTATTACTATATATAATACTCGGAGCTCTACAAGGCTTTCTGGAGTGGCTACCAATAAGTAGCAGTGCTCAAGTTACAATTTTAGGCGCTTTCTTGGGATTAAAAATAGTTGAAAGTTTGGAATTTGCCTTTTTCCTTCATATAGCTTCTGGCTTTGCAGCTCTCTTCTACTTGAGAAATAACGTGAGAGAAATTATTTTCAATGATACCATACATAACCTAAATAGTCGATTGGCCAAGTTATCAATAGCTACTCTCATTAGTTTTCTTATCGCTCTCCCTGTCGACCATTTTTTGATGGATTTTTTAGAAAATCTAGATTTAAACTCTGTTATGTGTATTATTGGTATTCTATTGATAGTTACAGGAATTCTTATGATGAAAGGGGGCGGTAAATCTTTAAAGGAAGAACCAACTTTTCATGATTTAATAATAGCTGGTATTCTACAGGGATTTTCCATATTGCCAGGTATTAGCCGTTCAGGGATAACTTTTTCAGCTTTACTAATAATGGGTGTAAAAGAAGACAAAGCTCTGATATGGTCTTACCTCATGGGAATTCCTGCCGTCATAGCTGCAGGATTTTACAATTTTCTAAGAATAAGCTTCAACGTTAGCATTATATGTATTGTTTCATCTGCACTGATGGCTTTTGTCTTTGGTATACTCTCTATCGATACCATGTTAAGGCTTTCTAGGAAGATGAACTATGAACATTTGACAATTTCGCTAGGTATACTCTATATTATATTATTCATTTTTTCACTATTATTTCAACATTAGATATA includes:
- a CDS encoding AMP phosphorylase, yielding MQLKVLRLNFESGGRYIVVLDDEVAKELGVGALDRVLLKYNNREIVAILNIGRRLPHDAIAIYDEVAKALSVGENEYVEVKPVEPPISSSYIKDKIRGTKLRYDEVLEIVKDIVEGRLSDVEITALVTTLHHQGMSLDEAYFFARAMVETGERLDLGVNPILDKHSLGGVPGDKTTILVVPIIASLGFYIPKTSSRAITSPAGTADRVEALAPIDLGIEEMKEVVLKTRGCMVWGGALHLAPADDVIIRVEYPLSIDPFFTPSIMAKKYAVGATHVVIDIPTGRGAKVKTIEEAHKIGRDLIEVGQRLGMNVQCAITYGEEPIGYAVGPNLEAREALKAVMGKGPRDLVNKAITLAGILLEMVGKENGKSVAYEVLRLGKAEKKLREIIEAQGGDPNVKPEDIPIGDKKVIIRSQKKGRVLWINNAAIAKIARAAGAPKDKGAGVRLFVKLGEYVREGDPLFEIRAEVGYKLQAAEEIVESLMPIGVGKLEEEMLITRIPWRPFERKNFVVER
- a CDS encoding dolichol kinase, encoding MIVENDLTNRKKIYLAVLIALFLLASALVMFTWFPSPSEILWGGILVVWVLIVVFWLSKIVSRKWNKYVARKFIHFFTGGLVAVIAPYIFEVPTIPVLGALFMALVTVAPRIWNKDLDWFQIEKNFGDTWFCISFAILFLTFWYIDKVIAITAALFMAVGDGVTGIVRNKVYKRHVKGFWGSVAMLIVSAVIGVLYKGIPGVVTAIIATIIEKIPLIDDNISVPLVSAGVLYTIPFLMP
- a CDS encoding alkaline phosphatase family protein, whose amino-acid sequence is MKLGYEEYLKLLREKSLLPGFVTPYYEGLSIVNLTSSLYRILSISTPANVKPLKYLDRLDEEFDAVLLFLVDALGFYDFVNSIDRRLHKEIKNLFSIYPITTVAPSTTTTALASLYTGLPPNKHGLVGYRIYFKEFGLIVKIIEYSPIVGGFRDSLGFEGIDPKDILPHPLIFENAENSGLKSFVAIKKQYQDSMFTRLLIGETRVIPFIEMEDMFLKIIEKVKRGRGQLFIHAYWNNLDILGHEYGPNSPVYGEHISRFFEYFVKFVRKILKIKKKIHILLTGDHGHVQVDPRKPFIVKKEDEIFKTLALPPYGDSRFTYFKTDDKDAFLSLAKKSFPKSFRLYESIYLNKLGLFGQGTENKEFLERIGDFIAIPQDNSYLVYPFTRNYKETMRGRHSGLSEREMIIPLLSLKY
- a CDS encoding TIM barrel protein; translated protein: MFGIFRLGDVVFKPKRLRFGPAGIPLSTVKRSTVEGIKRVRELGLDAMELEFVRSINISEEKASEVKKVATDMNVLLTCHGQYYINLNSPDEAKLKASIERVLKAARIAYLSGAWSLTFHAAYYMNTEPAKVYHRVKKILKEIVKKLQDEGIEIWIRPETTGKPTQFGTLNELIKLSQEIEYVLPTVDFAHLHAREGGAQNSYEEFSEILTKLEDGLGRLVLDNMHIHVSGIEYGAKGEIRHVNLKESDFLYKDLLKAFKDFKIKGVIICESPNLEEDALLLKHTYLRLKKRGRK
- a CDS encoding AAA family ATPase; protein product: MKILPFTAFVGLDELKEALICLAANPNIGGLLIIGPKGTGKSSIVRAFADLLPEIEVSKNCPFNCNPYDPEEMCDICRRKYNKFGKLEAVRKKMEVVNLPVGATEDMVLGTINLERTLKEGKMVFEPGLLGRANRQILYIDEVNLLPDHIADSILDAAASGMHIVEREGVSLRHPAKFILVGTMNPEEGELRPQLLDRFSISVKLTTLSDPDLRALIVKRNLEFEENPDEFKLKWIQKQAEVVEKIERAKNLLKKVVISDELIKVVSRTCAKLEVDGYRPDIVAVKMAKALAALDGRLEVIEEDVFKGLKFALTHRTRAEGLKPPVDSKELKDVFEEELRGIVAIAPHKKKKGRKSFFRILYC
- a CDS encoding VWA domain-containing protein — protein: MHRTKRKKAEKAFFEYYIVKNSKLAFFEILLTIIVFILFLEFLIRSPLYAIILFTIFYILFFLLYRKRKGKIIQIPKLDFSKFGKESLIKDKSQAKMLKKKYFKKLGLGVKILGSESESREMINFAIKKITDAKRRERGRRKIKSGYVVVDYGLPRGKFFPVALTATLKKAAVNKNFPRITPQDLRMKLFGGKGRISLIIVLDTSASMSLSIKGIIDSFEAIKKEAIRFRDRVSLIVCKGFRAFILQHPTTNFNRILSKLKEVGLSDFTPLAEGLHAGLELALLEDRRKYTPIIVVISDGFVNVPYTKKLTREYITLGQDPAVESLVQVAKTIARKKVKTIVINTRHISREISMGFEIPGTGTEVMQNLANITKGMYIGIKMKR
- a CDS encoding DUF92 domain-containing protein, translated to MSIVEYVLTRTLMAFVLSIPIGIFVYKKRGLSLDGAIAAIIVGVTVFLTGWQTFIIFLVFFVSSTLLTKWKYSIKKETQAAEITGGRKWTQVVGAGGISSLLAFILIINLLRYDFNPEPPKIVTSLFVSMLTAIAVSNADTWAVEIGAAFNKEPRLVTKPWLKVPAGTSGGISLIGELASISGSLLIAFTTYVLYSLSHVYDLFPWNVFTVEPLMLMVTISVFGWLGEFFDSVVGATLQAKYYCPKCRKLTDKKFHKCGTATEFYSGYKIITNEVTNIIATAIASLLAFMFSFYVL
- a CDS encoding TIGR00725 family protein, whose amino-acid sequence is MNKHVHIGVACSSDVNPLKKAVDKARIFARKLALHKDEIILLTGGGGGLMTVVSKEFAENGGIVVGVHPIEAEDVPPTHPRWHPYNIVNIKTGMTYQMRSIPLVRSSDSFVVLGGGIGTMIEAFLAYAAGKPLIVLTGTGYPSDNLEKLAENGYFDHKKIVKVVFTSDPEEAALKAYSLAKERRMKT
- a CDS encoding undecaprenyl-diphosphate phosphatase → MTNDILLLYIILGALQGFLEWLPISSSAQVTILGAFLGLKIVESLEFAFFLHIASGFAALFYLRNNVREIIFNDTIHNLNSRLAKLSIATLISFLIALPVDHFLMDFLENLDLNSVMCIIGILLIVTGILMMKGGGKSLKEEPTFHDLIIAGILQGFSILPGISRSGITFSALLIMGVKEDKALIWSYLMGIPAVIAAGFYNFLRISFNVSIICIVSSALMAFVFGILSIDTMLRLSRKMNYEHLTISLGILYIILFIFSLLFQH